GAAGAATATTTATCAGAATTCAGTATTAAAGTAAACGCAGTATTACGATCGTTTATCCAGCACCGACGACGcgagttttaaacattttttacccCTAGGAATTTGTTTGTGGATCCAGAGACCAATGACTTCTACAGACCAGGGACGATCATAAGACCCAAAGTCCTCTGCAAAACTTTGCAGACTCTTGCAGATAAAGGAGCCCCTGAATATTATAACGGTACTCTGGGAAAGTTATTAATACAGGATTTGCAAAAGAAGGGTGCAATATTGACGACGAAAGACTTAAATAGTTACAGGTATTGTACCCTTCGTTACACAGGAGAAGAGCCCGGAAAAGAATGCGGATCTGAGTGGCCTCACGTTTTTTCGGCTCTAGCGTGCGATTTACCGAATAATCATGAACTAATCAATCACACGACGCTGTTAGTGAACGAACTATACAGCGGAAGACCCCTCTTGTTCCTGTGCCGTCCCGGGACTCTTACCCTGAGCAacatattatattgaaatagttTAGAACTCTACATTGAAGTGTTACATGTTGAATTGCGGTTCTTTTCAGAGCTACCTGGGAGGAACCTCTCCAAACGAATCTTTCCGACGGATTGAGAGTGTATACCGTTGGCATGCCTGCCAGCGGCGCTCtctttacatatattttaaatattttagataaCTTCCATTTCACCCCTGCCAGTATAGCCGACAACAACCACACAATTCTTACATATCATCGAATGATAGAGACGTTCAAGTACGCTTACGCGTTAAGAAATGACATGGCTGATAAAGAGTTCGTTGACATGGAGGAAGTTAGTAAAGCTTAGTTTAACCAACGGTCTCTTGTAACGAGAAATACAAGAATAACATTCATAACTCATGTTCTGATTGCAAGTTACACCCTGCAGTTGGAACCCTGGATTATTGTCGACTTACAGCTgcatttctattaatttcagtTGACTAAGAATTTAACGTCCAGGAACTACGCACACTTAACGCAAATGCAAATAGACGATCACAGAACATGGGATGATCCGAATCATTATGGTGCCGTGACATTTGGCACTGCAAAAGATCACGGAACTGCCCATGTTTCGGTACTAGCGCCAAACGGCGATGCAGTTGCAGCCACTAGCACCATTAATTTCTAGTACGTTCCATTTACTATTTGGTGCACTATTTTCCATTGGAGttaactaaaattttattttgttaacgcTTAACGATTGTTATACAGCTTCGGAAGCGGAGTAGTCAGCGAAAGTACtggaatattaatgaataacgCGATGAACGATTTCGGAGTTCCATCTACGCTTAGTTATTATGGTGTTCCACCTAGTCCCAAAAATTTTATTGCGCCCGGAAAGAGGCCATTATCATCGATGGTACCGTCAATTCTTGTTGACCCCAATGGCGACGTGAAAATGGTTATTGGAGCTTCTGGTGGGACAAAGATCACTACTACTGTATCACAAGTCAGTATTCTTTCAACTATAGATTTTTACAAGCTATTCTAGTAATATAAAAGACCTCGAGAATattgagaaaaaggaaactcaaAGGAAACGGAGCAGATACTTCTCTTAGAAAAGGAGTTTGCTGGTCACAGATTAGTGGGTCAGAATTTTATACCTGAATCTTTTATTACCTGAACATCTGCTACACTCAACAGAACCACCTACAACCGATATCTTTTCAGTGTAATACAAAGCAAAAATTGAAGATTAGTGTCTAATAAATGGTTTCATAATGCAAAATAGTGGTATCGAACAATGTAACACAATCTCCGCGGTGGTGATTTCAATGCTTGCGTAAGAGCAATGTTATCAGTTCAAGTCCCTGTAGAATTATTCGAAAAACATCTGTCACTTAAAATTTTGTATCGGTTCTTCGAGGTATTGAACATCTTTAATTTGAGATTAAATTTGagagtaaataaacaaattttttctacAAATTTCACAGATCATAACTTTTCCCAGTGTACCTTGTATGATTTCAGATAGTAGCCAAGATCCTTTGGATGGGAGAAACTGTTAAGGAAGCTATGGACGCGCCGAGAATACACCATCAATTGTTTCCCCCAGAGATCTCTTACGAATACGGGGTGCAGAAAGAAGTGATAGATGGCTTGAAGAAGATTGGTCACAAAACCGCGCGTTACAGAGTACGCGGTAGCGTGGCGTGCGTTATTCTCGTGAATAATGGCACCATTTACGCGAATGCGGACTTCCGAAAACTCGGCGACGTATACGGAATTGATTGAATGGATACGGACATGTAATAAGTAAACGTTATCCTCAACATTAACGGTACAACTTCCCAAACTGTAACAGGGGAACGTTGGTCGAGAGTATTGGTAAAGTcttcgattttaattaaatttaaaaatttccaatTCCTTCCGAGGAGCTTCTCTTGTTATAAGTTCGTCCTGTACACAATTGTACGAACTTGGACTTCCTCAATAAAACTTTTGCACGTGTCATATCGTTAATCAATTTCTCTTgaatttaatttcgaaatttgttAAACAATCTTCCTACTGATGACTTAATACCGAAGTATTTATAGGTGTTATCAATCGGTGTTTGTCATGGAAACTTCTGTCTTACATTTACTTAAGCGAATAAGATCTAAGTGGAAATCCGTGCCCGCTCGTTCCCGAACGTTCTAGTAAGAGGAAACCGACAAATAAACTGATAGTAAAGCGATATTTTTCCGAAAGTAAACAGACCTATTTTTATCTACAAATTACATATCATGTTGTGTGTAGTATTTTATCGCTTTTTTCGGAAATCTTGACAGGTATTTCACGTTTTGTTAGCTACTCGTTACCAGTAAATTTTAGATCAAATTTCATATGTATATACCGATGTCTTATTCATTTCCTCTAATCATGCaaagagaatattaattaaatatctctgaacattttccactttttctaGAAATTTATCAACATTCATTTATCTCCGGATAGTCACTATTACAAATGATGTATTAAACATCTTGATATCACAATGAATACAAATGTATAATTGCATACATATCAGAAATCTACTGATAAAATTGAACATAGAAGTTTCCTGTCCGATCGATTCATTGATAAAGCTTTCTTTCGCAGTCACTACGCCGGTAGAAATATCTAGA
This portion of the Nomia melanderi isolate GNS246 chromosome 11, iyNomMela1, whole genome shotgun sequence genome encodes:
- the LOC116430564 gene encoding scoloptoxin SSD14 isoform X2; amino-acid sequence: MVIKNRLVVNKRKNMTSSASSSTSSAYASTDDIRQYYDNDKRNFLDSDEIGTARLLRSYSPGRNRAAGFFTRHFVNKFYLTTKNIIIAGVVLAAVILAIIAVCSIYGANRDLEFQEHEEVPPDPETKLPPSPSKLRVFKRGAVCADGAPCAVVGKSILENNGSAVDAAIASMICNGLVNMQSMGIGGGFFMTIYDKATQRAYTLVARDRAPLAATATMYEGKPKEASFSGPLSIAVPGEVAGYWEAHKRFGKLPWADLFKPSIDLCTEGYNLTKIQHDGFTYNSKNIYQNSVLKNLFVDPETNDFYRPGTIIRPKVLCKTLQTLADKGAPEYYNGTLGKLLIQDLQKKGAILTTKDLNSYRATWEEPLQTNLSDGLRVYTVGMPASGALFTYILNILDNFHFTPASIADNNHTILTYHRMIETFKYAYALRNDMADKEFVDMEELTKNLTSRNYAHLTQMQIDDHRTWDDPNHYGAVTFGTAKDHGTAHVSVLAPNGDAVAATSTINFYFGSGVVSESTGILMNNAMNDFGVPSTLSYYGVPPSPKNFIAPGKRPLSSMVPSILVDPNGDVKMVIGASGGTKITTTVSQIVAKILWMGETVKEAMDAPRIHHQLFPPEISYEYGVQKEVIDGLKKIGHKTARYRVRGSVACVILVNNGTIYANADFRKLGDVYGID
- the LOC116430564 gene encoding scoloptoxin SSD14 isoform X4; amino-acid sequence: MTRRNSFAEIEETRKEPRFYLTTKNIIIAGVVLAAVILAIIAVCSIYGANRDLEFQEHEEVPPDPETKLPPSPSKLRVFKRGAVCADGAPCAVVGKSILENNGSAVDAAIASMICNGLVNMQSMGIGGGFFMTIYDKATQRAYTLVARDRAPLAATATMYEGKPKEASFSGPLSIAVPGEVAGYWEAHKRFGKLPWADLFKPSIDLCTEGYNLTKIQHDGFTYNSKNIYQNSVLKNLFVDPETNDFYRPGTIIRPKVLCKTLQTLADKGAPEYYNGTLGKLLIQDLQKKGAILTTKDLNSYRATWEEPLQTNLSDGLRVYTVGMPASGALFTYILNILDNFHFTPASIADNNHTILTYHRMIETFKYAYALRNDMADKEFVDMEELTKNLTSRNYAHLTQMQIDDHRTWDDPNHYGAVTFGTAKDHGTAHVSVLAPNGDAVAATSTINFYFGSGVVSESTGILMNNAMNDFGVPSTLSYYGVPPSPKNFIAPGKRPLSSMVPSILVDPNGDVKMVIGASGGTKITTTVSQIVAKILWMGETVKEAMDAPRIHHQLFPPEISYEYGVQKEVIDGLKKIGHKTARYRVRGSVACVILVNNGTIYANADFRKLGDVYGID
- the LOC116430564 gene encoding scoloptoxin SSD14 isoform X3, with translation MRARTTFASITITTNEISLIRTRSELLDYYVRIRPAAIERPDSSPDTLSTTAVILAIIAVCSIYGANRDLEFQEHEEVPPDPETKLPPSPSKLRVFKRGAVCADGAPCAVVGKSILENNGSAVDAAIASMICNGLVNMQSMGIGGGFFMTIYDKATQRAYTLVARDRAPLAATATMYEGKPKEASFSGPLSIAVPGEVAGYWEAHKRFGKLPWADLFKPSIDLCTEGYNLTKIQHDGFTYNSKNIYQNSVLKNLFVDPETNDFYRPGTIIRPKVLCKTLQTLADKGAPEYYNGTLGKLLIQDLQKKGAILTTKDLNSYRATWEEPLQTNLSDGLRVYTVGMPASGALFTYILNILDNFHFTPASIADNNHTILTYHRMIETFKYAYALRNDMADKEFVDMEELTKNLTSRNYAHLTQMQIDDHRTWDDPNHYGAVTFGTAKDHGTAHVSVLAPNGDAVAATSTINFYFGSGVVSESTGILMNNAMNDFGVPSTLSYYGVPPSPKNFIAPGKRPLSSMVPSILVDPNGDVKMVIGASGGTKITTTVSQIVAKILWMGETVKEAMDAPRIHHQLFPPEISYEYGVQKEVIDGLKKIGHKTARYRVRGSVACVILVNNGTIYANADFRKLGDVYGID
- the LOC116430564 gene encoding scoloptoxin SSD14 isoform X1; protein product: MVIKNRLVVNKQRKNMTSSASSSTSSAYASTDDIRQYYDNDKRNFLDSDEIGTARLLRSYSPGRNRAAGFFTRHFVNKFYLTTKNIIIAGVVLAAVILAIIAVCSIYGANRDLEFQEHEEVPPDPETKLPPSPSKLRVFKRGAVCADGAPCAVVGKSILENNGSAVDAAIASMICNGLVNMQSMGIGGGFFMTIYDKATQRAYTLVARDRAPLAATATMYEGKPKEASFSGPLSIAVPGEVAGYWEAHKRFGKLPWADLFKPSIDLCTEGYNLTKIQHDGFTYNSKNIYQNSVLKNLFVDPETNDFYRPGTIIRPKVLCKTLQTLADKGAPEYYNGTLGKLLIQDLQKKGAILTTKDLNSYRATWEEPLQTNLSDGLRVYTVGMPASGALFTYILNILDNFHFTPASIADNNHTILTYHRMIETFKYAYALRNDMADKEFVDMEELTKNLTSRNYAHLTQMQIDDHRTWDDPNHYGAVTFGTAKDHGTAHVSVLAPNGDAVAATSTINFYFGSGVVSESTGILMNNAMNDFGVPSTLSYYGVPPSPKNFIAPGKRPLSSMVPSILVDPNGDVKMVIGASGGTKITTTVSQIVAKILWMGETVKEAMDAPRIHHQLFPPEISYEYGVQKEVIDGLKKIGHKTARYRVRGSVACVILVNNGTIYANADFRKLGDVYGID